The Microplitis demolitor isolate Queensland-Clemson2020A chromosome 9, iyMicDemo2.1a, whole genome shotgun sequence genomic sequence ACTCATAAGCTCATCTTGATAACAGATATCACGAAGATGTTTAGACAGATTTTGGTCGACGAACGTGATCAAAAACTTCAacaaacagattttgactattaaagtaggctgatgacctggcgccactctgtcgccgagcatgctcgtgtaggaaaccataaattgggaggtttccattagctttctctaatttccaagaatcacatgcaggtgcgcatgagttgggtggtctataggtttaagatgaaaaatcaaagaagactaccgcttctatgcttagattagttaaatgggaacggatacatgaattttaaaagtacgttaagtaaaaatgatgaaatttccagaaagagaaatatataatacgcgtggtccattagtataatacgacttaattgtaaagcgttgaaaacgctcaggtaggtatatttgtccggtacgacttctggcgtcagtaagttggcgttatacataaaaaagtttacgtacaggaggttttagtatgtacttattttggaagagagaaaaaaaaattaaaaatttttgaatgtagcagccgtgacaTTAGCAATAAAGTTGAgtgcttgaattttttgctTGTCCGACATTGTGACGTATGGGAAATTCCATTCTACCTTATTGAGAAGAACTTTCACTATTTCAGCGTTATCATCAGCAGCAGgaggtgtatgtatatatgtattaacaTCAGAATTTGATCTTATAAGAATCAATTCATGTTTAGCATTTATGATAATACGATTATAATCTTCAGCAAATCCAAGTATGTAACTTAGTGGTATAGGAATGTTGAAATATCCAATGTCATTAGTTAATTTACTGTCATTACTGATCAACCATCCAGCATTCTCCATTAAATTGAGTTGCCCAGGACTCAAAgatatacaatttttcatgatacttGTAAGACCGACATTTTTACATCTATCAATTTCAACAGCATTTAATTCATAGCGTATTTCTTCAAACATAAGCAAATAGCCATATTGAC encodes the following:
- the LOC106693715 gene encoding uncharacterized protein LOC106693715; this encodes MAEILDIQKPIIFDESISHYEIYSHQPYASSTFNNSDEIRISIQHQDLCILPSKSSLHICGRYVKEDEIRYELNAVEIDRCKNVGLTSIMKNCISLSPGQLNLMENAGWLISNDSKLTNDIGYFNIPIPLSYILGFAEDYNRIIINAKHELILIRSNSDVNTYIHTPPAADDNAEIVKVLLNKFLITFVDQNLSKHLRDICYQDELMSANSYEYGEGV